The following coding sequences lie in one Heliangelus exortis chromosome 6, bHelExo1.hap1, whole genome shotgun sequence genomic window:
- the ACTR3 gene encoding actin-related protein 3 isoform X2, with the protein MAGRLPACVVDCGTGYTKLGYAGNTEPQFIIPSCIAIKESAKVVDQAQRRVLKGVDDLDFFIGDEAIEKPTYATKWPIRHGIVEDWDLMERFMEQVIFKYLRAEPEDHYFLLTEPPLNTPENREYTAEIMFESFNVPGLYIAVQAVLALAASWTSRQVGERTLTGTVIDSGDGVTHVIPVAEGYVIGSCIKHIPIAGRDITYFIQQLLREREVGIPPEQSLETAKAVKERFSYVCPDLVKEFNKYDTDGTKWIKQYTGINAISKKEFTIDVGYERFLGPEIFFHPEFANPDFTQPISEVVDEVIQNCPIDVRRPLYKNIVLSGGSTMFRDFGRRLQRDLKRTVDARLKLSEELSGGRLKPKPIDVQVITHHMQRYAVWFGGSMLASTPEFYQVCHTKKDYEEIGPSICRHNPVFGVMS; encoded by the exons GTATACAAAGCTCGGATATGCTGGTAATACTGAACCCCAGTTCATTATTCCTTCAT GTATTGCTATCAAAGAATCTGCAAAAGTGGTTGATCAAGCACAAAGGAGGGTTTTGAAGGGTGTTGATGATTTAGACTTCTTTATCGGGGACGAAGCAATAGAGAAACCAACTTATGCAACCAAG TGGCCCATCCGCCATGGTATAGTTGAAGACTGGGACTTAATGGAGAGGTTTATGGAGCAAGTAATCTTTAAGTATCTAAGGGCAGAACCTGAagatcattattttcttttg ACTGAGCCTCCATTAAATACTCCAGAAAATAGAGAATATACTGCTGAAATCATGTTTGAGTCTTTCAATGTCCCAGGGCTATATATTGCTGTCCAG GCTGTCCTTGCCTTAGCTGCATCTTGGACGTCAAGGCAAGTTGGAGAACGAACACTGACTGGCACGGTTATAGACAGTGGTGATGGTGTCACTCATGTTATTCCTGTT GCTGAAGGGTATGTGATTGGCAGCTGTATCAAACACATTCCAATTGCGGGACGAGATATAACATACTTCATTCAGCAGTTGCTGAGGGAGAGAGAAGTAGGAATTCCTCCTGAACAGTCCTTGGAAACAGCTAAAGCAGTGAAG GAACGCTTTAGTTACGTTTGCCCTGACTTAGTAAAAGAATTTAACAAGTATGACACAGATGGTACAAAATGGATTAAACAGTATACTGGAATTAATGCCATCTCAAAGAAAGAATTTACCATTGATGTTGGCTATGAGAGGTTCCTGGGGCCAGAGATTTTCTTCCATCCTGAG TTTGCTAATCCTGATTTTACACAACCCATCTCAGAAGTAGTAGATGAAGTTATTCAAAATTGTCCCATTGATGTTAGACGTCCACTGTATAAG AATATTGTCCTCTCCGGAGGCTCAACCATGTTCAGGGACTTTGGTCGCCGTTTACAGCGAGACTTGAAAAGGACTGTTGATGCCAGGCTGAAACTTAGTGAAGAACTTAGTGGTGGCAGACTGAAG cCTAAGCCCATTGACGTTCAAGTCATTACACACCATATGCAAAGATATGCTGTTTGGTTTGGAGGATCAATGCTGGCTTCCACA CCTGAATTCTACCAAGTATGCCATACCAAAAAAGATTATGAAGAGATTGGTCCTAGCATCTGTCGTCACAACCCTGTGTTTGGAGTCATGTCTTAA
- the ACTR3 gene encoding actin-related protein 3 isoform X1, translated as MERFMEQVIFKYLRAEPEDHYFLLTEPPLNTPENREYTAEIMFESFNVPGLYIAVQAVLALAASWTSRQVGERTLTGTVIDSGDGVTHVIPVAEGYVIGSCIKHIPIAGRDITYFIQQLLREREVGIPPEQSLETAKAVKERFSYVCPDLVKEFNKYDTDGTKWIKQYTGINAISKKEFTIDVGYERFLGPEIFFHPEFANPDFTQPISEVVDEVIQNCPIDVRRPLYKNIVLSGGSTMFRDFGRRLQRDLKRTVDARLKLSEELSGGRLKPKPIDVQVITHHMQRYAVWFGGSMLASTPEFYQVCHTKKDYEEIGPSICRHNPVFGVMS; from the exons ATGGAGAGGTTTATGGAGCAAGTAATCTTTAAGTATCTAAGGGCAGAACCTGAagatcattattttcttttg ACTGAGCCTCCATTAAATACTCCAGAAAATAGAGAATATACTGCTGAAATCATGTTTGAGTCTTTCAATGTCCCAGGGCTATATATTGCTGTCCAG GCTGTCCTTGCCTTAGCTGCATCTTGGACGTCAAGGCAAGTTGGAGAACGAACACTGACTGGCACGGTTATAGACAGTGGTGATGGTGTCACTCATGTTATTCCTGTT GCTGAAGGGTATGTGATTGGCAGCTGTATCAAACACATTCCAATTGCGGGACGAGATATAACATACTTCATTCAGCAGTTGCTGAGGGAGAGAGAAGTAGGAATTCCTCCTGAACAGTCCTTGGAAACAGCTAAAGCAGTGAAG GAACGCTTTAGTTACGTTTGCCCTGACTTAGTAAAAGAATTTAACAAGTATGACACAGATGGTACAAAATGGATTAAACAGTATACTGGAATTAATGCCATCTCAAAGAAAGAATTTACCATTGATGTTGGCTATGAGAGGTTCCTGGGGCCAGAGATTTTCTTCCATCCTGAG TTTGCTAATCCTGATTTTACACAACCCATCTCAGAAGTAGTAGATGAAGTTATTCAAAATTGTCCCATTGATGTTAGACGTCCACTGTATAAG AATATTGTCCTCTCCGGAGGCTCAACCATGTTCAGGGACTTTGGTCGCCGTTTACAGCGAGACTTGAAAAGGACTGTTGATGCCAGGCTGAAACTTAGTGAAGAACTTAGTGGTGGCAGACTGAAG cCTAAGCCCATTGACGTTCAAGTCATTACACACCATATGCAAAGATATGCTGTTTGGTTTGGAGGATCAATGCTGGCTTCCACA CCTGAATTCTACCAAGTATGCCATACCAAAAAAGATTATGAAGAGATTGGTCCTAGCATCTGTCGTCACAACCCTGTGTTTGGAGTCATGTCTTAA